The nucleotide sequence CGGTTTCTTGAAGTTTTTGTTGGCAATACGCCGTACGCCTTCCATCAATTTTTCGAGAGGGATTAAGTTTCTGCGAATCTGATGAATGCTCAACCATGCTACGATAGCGAGTGTTAATACACTAATAAATCCAAAGATAGTACTGAAGTCTTTTATGGGTATTAATGAGCTGGCTTTTGGTTGGGTAATTACCACGGTCCATTTCGCTATGAAGAAATGAGGTTTTAAAAAAATTGCCCAATAATTTACTAAGAATTCTTCGTCATTTGGAGCGTGCCAGGTGAATTGACTTGTAAGCGTTTTATTCAGGGCGCTTAGTTGTTGTAAACTTATTGCATGGTTCTGGTGAGAGCAGAACAGTACGCTGCCAGATTCATCGAGAATACAAAATTGTACTTCAGATCCAAGTGAGTCAGTATCGCCCCATAAATGCGTTGAATCAATTTCTCCAATCAGCAACCCTCTCTCTGGAGCTTGCGGGTCAAGCAATTGAATTAGAAAAATTCTTACCGACGAATAAGGCTGATACTCGCTGAGGAGGATGCTGCTGCCTGTCTTAAGATGATCGTTTCCATCATGAAGTAGTTTTTTTAGTTTTTCGCTATTAGCGAGAGCGGGCACAGGCTGCTTTGGATCGATCATTAATGTTATTTTTTCAAAATTACCGCCAGTTTTCAGGTTGATCGATTCGTTTGTTTTTGAGTCTGTAGTCAGCTCTTTCTGGCGAAAATTTTGAGCGGTCCAATCCAACTGTATTTTTAATAATAGCAGACGATCTAGAAGTGCCATGCCATAGCTTTTACTTTTTTGCTTAAGCTGTTCAGACTGCTGGTTGGTAAGGACATTGTTTATTTGATTAAACGACAACACGGCCAGTAATATAACGGGTACTAGCGCTGAGATAATAAATAGTAAAAATATTCTTCGTGCGACTTTGCTGTGGAGAAAAGTCAGTTCGATTTTCATAATGCAAATGGGGTTGTCGCTTGCTATCAATAGTCGGAAGCTAACCCAATAAATCCTCCGTTATTGGCACGAATGATATCATCTTGGCTCGCCTTTGCGGTTAACGGCGAAACGCTTTTTCCATCTTTTCCGGCACTGTACAGATCATAGTCAGTATTTAATGGATTCAAGTTGTGATCTTTGCGCACCTTGCCTTTTCCTTTAGCGTCACTCATAGTCAAATATTGATAAGGATTTTTCCATGGATCCAATAAAGGGATTTGCTCCGTTAGCTCGTTTAAAGTCTCAGGATAGGTAGAATTAATGGTATAAAAACGTTGGATTGCCAATTCGATAATTAAAATATCATTTTTTGCATTATTGATTTGCAAACGGTCATAATAAATACGATAAGAATTTAGGCCAATCATCGCCAAAATTCCAGCTATAGTAAGTGCTAACAACAATTCGACAAGGGTAAAGCCATAGTATTTTTTCGATGAATTTCTTTGAATTATTGCTACAGCATAGCGATTTTTTATGCTTGAGCTGGCACTAATTCTACTCGTGAGTTTCCACATAAAATAGTGAATTTTTCTGCGATGGTTTAAAGGTTGCCTCTCAAGAATATATTGCCGTCTTTGAGTGGTGAACAGCTCATCATCACGCATGATCAGGGGTGTACTGATCAATCTCAACGTCGCCGCATGAAGTTTTTGCAAGAATGATTCCAATTTGTTTCAGGAATCGCCATTTACGAGATAAAAAAACGAAAAAACACTGCCGACTAAC is from Candidatus Competibacteraceae bacterium and encodes:
- a CDS encoding prepilin-type N-terminal cleavage/methylation domain-containing protein, with translation MWKLTSRISASSSIKNRYAVAIIQRNSSKKYYGFTLVELLLALTIAGILAMIGLNSYRIYYDRLQINNAKNDILIIELAIQRFYTINSTYPETLNELTEQIPLLDPWKNPYQYLTMSDAKGKGKVRKDHNLNPLNTDYDLYSAGKDGKSVSPLTAKASQDDIIRANNGGFIGLASDY